A stretch of Paludisphaera borealis DNA encodes these proteins:
- the rpmI gene encoding 50S ribosomal protein L35, translating to MPKLKTHKGMKKRFKVSATGKVSHKKCGSSHLMSHKSGKQVRRLRKKVFLNVSAENRRIRNALLTRQATNPLAFEAAKQVVLAEQAANAEAEAAVKASEAAK from the coding sequence ATGCCCAAGCTGAAGACCCACAAGGGTATGAAGAAGCGGTTCAAGGTTTCCGCCACCGGCAAGGTCTCGCACAAGAAATGCGGGTCGTCGCACTTGATGAGTCACAAGAGCGGCAAACAAGTCCGGCGCCTCCGCAAGAAGGTGTTCTTGAACGTCTCGGCCGAGAACCGGCGGATTCGCAACGCCCTACTTACCCGCCAGGCGACCAATCCCCTGGCCTTCGAGGCCGCCAAGCAGGTCGTTCTCGCCGAGCAGGCCGCGAACGCCGAAGCCGAAGCCGCCGTCAAGGCGAGCGAAGCCGCCAAATAA
- the rplT gene encoding 50S ribosomal protein L20 — translation MRATKGAARRQAKNRIFKKAKGFVGGRRKLLKTVKETLLRAGMFAFRDRRAKKRDFRRLWIVRLSAAAEMRGLRYSRLIHGLKLAKVGLDRKSLSEIAIHDSETFDAIVAKVRAELDAFDAQLKARQTAKTA, via the coding sequence ATGCGTGCAACAAAAGGCGCGGCCAGACGCCAGGCCAAGAATCGGATCTTCAAGAAGGCCAAGGGCTTCGTCGGGGGCCGCCGCAAGCTCCTCAAGACGGTCAAGGAGACCTTGCTCCGCGCCGGCATGTTCGCGTTCCGCGACCGTCGGGCCAAGAAGCGCGACTTCCGTCGCCTCTGGATCGTCCGCCTGAGCGCCGCCGCCGAGATGCGCGGCCTCCGCTACAGCCGCCTGATCCACGGCCTCAAGCTCGCCAAGGTCGGTCTCGACCGTAAGAGCCTCTCGGAAATCGCCATCCACGATTCCGAGACCTTCGACGCGATCGTGGCCAAGGTGCGGGCCGAACTCGACGCCTTCGACGCCCAGCTCAAGGCCCGGCAGACCGCCAAGACCGCGTGA
- a CDS encoding APC family permease produces the protein MTTEGPESTSRSKRAQALVRDLGVLDATMLVMGAMIGSGIFITSAESARLVGSPGWLLLAWALAGLMTVTGAVSSAELAAMMPRAGGQYVFLRTAYGPAIGFLFGWSLFLVVQTGTIAAVAVAFAKFLGVFIPAVSAEVALPAVVIGRYAIRISTQQVVAVALIVALTITNTRGLKLGALIQNTFTIAKTAALLGLIVVGLLLGANSKAAAWTSSWWNPAANGWTPSLGYDGGGTGDGLGAVVILLGLAMIGPLFSSTAWNNVTFTGGETRDPGRTLPRALFLGTTSVVVLYLLANIAYLVTLPFDVIQNAPQDRVGTAAMEAALGSSGRYVMAGAILISTFGCVNGLVLAGARVFYAMARDGLFFKAASTTNRRSVPAVALYAQGIWASLLTLPSTVSTHRVSGAVTYGNLYNELLEYIIPVDVVFYMFMVGAVIAMRKKAPFLNRPYKTIAYPAPPLIYIGLSSLLVLDFLYLKPWTSGIGFLIVLAGVPVYLLWDRASAPAPKPRKPKPEPTSEPPDDR, from the coding sequence ATGACGACCGAGGGACCCGAATCGACCTCCAGATCCAAGCGAGCGCAGGCCCTGGTTCGGGACCTCGGAGTCCTCGACGCCACCATGCTCGTCATGGGGGCGATGATCGGCTCGGGGATCTTCATCACGTCGGCCGAGTCGGCTCGACTCGTCGGCTCGCCCGGCTGGCTGCTGCTGGCCTGGGCCCTCGCCGGACTGATGACGGTCACCGGCGCGGTCTCGTCGGCCGAGCTTGCGGCGATGATGCCCCGCGCGGGGGGACAATACGTTTTCCTCCGCACCGCCTACGGACCGGCGATCGGCTTCCTGTTCGGCTGGTCGCTGTTCCTGGTCGTCCAGACCGGGACCATCGCGGCCGTGGCGGTCGCCTTCGCCAAATTTCTGGGCGTCTTCATTCCGGCGGTCTCGGCCGAGGTCGCCTTGCCGGCGGTCGTGATCGGACGATACGCCATCCGGATCTCGACTCAGCAGGTCGTCGCCGTCGCCCTGATCGTCGCCCTGACGATCACCAACACCCGCGGCCTGAAGCTCGGCGCCCTGATCCAGAACACGTTCACTATCGCCAAGACCGCCGCTCTGCTGGGCCTGATCGTCGTCGGCCTGCTGCTCGGCGCGAACTCCAAGGCCGCCGCCTGGACGTCCTCCTGGTGGAACCCGGCCGCGAACGGATGGACGCCGTCGCTCGGCTATGACGGCGGCGGCACCGGCGACGGCCTGGGGGCGGTCGTCATCCTGCTCGGGCTGGCGATGATCGGCCCCCTGTTTTCATCCACCGCCTGGAACAACGTGACCTTCACCGGGGGCGAGACCCGCGACCCCGGCCGAACGCTGCCGCGGGCCCTGTTCCTGGGAACGACCAGCGTCGTCGTCCTCTACCTGTTGGCCAACATCGCCTACCTTGTGACTTTGCCGTTCGACGTGATCCAGAACGCGCCCCAGGACCGCGTGGGGACCGCCGCGATGGAGGCCGCCCTCGGTTCGAGCGGGCGGTACGTGATGGCCGGCGCGATCCTGATCTCGACCTTCGGGTGCGTCAACGGCCTGGTCCTCGCCGGGGCCCGGGTCTTTTACGCGATGGCCCGCGACGGGCTGTTCTTCAAGGCCGCGAGCACCACGAATCGTCGTAGCGTCCCCGCCGTCGCCCTATACGCCCAGGGGATCTGGGCGTCGCTCCTGACGCTGCCGTCGACCGTATCGACCCACCGCGTCTCGGGAGCCGTCACCTACGGCAATCTGTACAACGAGCTGCTCGAATACATCATCCCCGTCGACGTGGTCTTCTACATGTTCATGGTCGGCGCCGTGATCGCCATGCGGAAGAAGGCGCCGTTCCTGAACCGGCCCTACAAGACGATCGCCTACCCGGCGCCGCCGTTGATCTACATCGGCCTCTCCTCACTGCTGGTGCTCGACTTCCTCTACCTGAAGCCCTGGACCTCGGGAATCGGCTTCCTGATCGTCCTGGCGGGCGTGCCGGTCTACCTGCTCTGGGACCGGGCGAGCGCCCCAGCGCCGAAGCCCCGCAAACCGAAACCCGAGCCGACGAGCGAACCGCCCGATGATCGTTAG
- the pheS gene encoding phenylalanine--tRNA ligase subunit alpha, translating to MSSTESLEPALHELDQLQAQAAQAFESATTADAVEVARIEYLGQKQGRLKAAQERLKTLEPAVKRAYGQRFNGVKQALEIAFDAARSRVERRTTAAGGIDVTLPGVAPRLGHRHPLTQTADELIDIFGRFGFAVARGPEVEDVRHNFDALNIPPVHPARDPLDNFYLSEGTMLRSQTSTIQIRVMESQPPPVRVIAMGRVYRPDTVDATHSFMFHQVEGLMVDKGVTMADLKTVLRLFARSYLGEDVQIRFRPSFFPFTEPSVEVDMLWHGGDRWVEMGGAGMVDPNVFKAVGYEPEQVTGFAFGLGIERLCMRRHGIDDIRLLYQNDVRFLDQF from the coding sequence ATGAGCTCCACGGAATCGCTGGAACCCGCCTTGCACGAGCTGGACCAGCTTCAAGCCCAGGCCGCGCAGGCATTCGAGTCGGCCACAACGGCCGACGCCGTCGAAGTCGCGCGCATCGAGTACCTGGGCCAGAAGCAAGGCCGGCTCAAGGCGGCCCAGGAGCGGCTCAAGACCCTGGAGCCGGCCGTCAAGCGGGCCTACGGCCAGCGGTTCAACGGGGTCAAGCAGGCCCTCGAAATCGCGTTCGACGCCGCCCGCTCCCGGGTCGAGCGGCGGACGACGGCCGCCGGCGGGATCGACGTCACGTTGCCGGGGGTCGCCCCCCGGCTTGGACACCGACACCCTCTGACCCAGACGGCCGACGAGCTGATCGACATCTTCGGTCGGTTCGGCTTCGCCGTCGCGCGGGGGCCCGAGGTCGAGGACGTCCGGCACAACTTCGACGCCCTCAACATCCCCCCCGTCCATCCCGCCCGCGACCCCCTCGACAACTTCTACTTGTCCGAGGGAACGATGCTCCGCAGCCAGACCAGCACGATCCAGATCCGGGTCATGGAATCGCAGCCGCCGCCGGTGCGGGTGATCGCCATGGGCCGGGTTTACCGGCCGGACACAGTGGATGCGACGCACTCGTTCATGTTCCATCAAGTCGAGGGACTGATGGTCGACAAGGGCGTTACGATGGCCGACTTGAAGACGGTCTTGCGGCTGTTCGCCCGCAGCTACCTCGGCGAAGACGTCCAGATCCGGTTCCGGCCGTCGTTCTTCCCGTTCACGGAACCGAGCGTCGAAGTCGATATGCTCTGGCACGGCGGCGACCGATGGGTTGAAATGGGAGGAGCGGGGATGGTCGACCCCAACGTCTTCAAGGCCGTCGGCTACGAGCCCGAGCAAGTGACCGGTTTCGCTTTCGGTCTCGGCATCGAACGTCTCTGTATGCGCCGCCACGGAATCGACGATATTCGTCTGCTCTATCAGAACGACGTTCGCTTCCTCGATCAGTTTTGA